The Chryseobacterium oranimense genome contains the following window.
CAGCATGCAGCTGTGCAAAGAAAGAAAATATGACGCTGTAATTGCTATCGGATGTATCATTCGTGGTGAAACTCCTCATTTTGACTTTGTAAGTGCCGGAGTAGCACAGGGAATCAAAGATTGCAATGTTCTTACTGATACTCCTACTATTTTCTGTGTACTAACCGATGACAACAAGGAACAGTCTATCGCAAGAAGCGGCGGGGATTTGGGTAATAAAGGCGTTGAAGCAGCCGTAACAGCTTTGAGAATGATTGATTTCAAAAGAAAACTTTCTGACAAAAAAGGGAATATTGGCTTCGGACAATAAGCTTTAATGCACCTTAACAATATACGGGACTATTTTTAATAGTCCTTTTTTTATTAACCTATCTAGAAGTTAATTCTTCACTAATAATTAAAAAAAATCATAAGAAATAGTATGTTTCTACTTTTTTTCACTAAAAG
Protein-coding sequences here:
- the ribH gene encoding 6,7-dimethyl-8-ribityllumazine synthase; this encodes MATVNLSDYKPLHITNAEDFSIGIVFSEWNDFVTYNLRDAALEILEKEGVNPENIKLFPVPGAFELTYASMQLCKERKYDAVIAIGCIIRGETPHFDFVSAGVAQGIKDCNVLTDTPTIFCVLTDDNKEQSIARSGGDLGNKGVEAAVTALRMIDFKRKLSDKKGNIGFGQ